The region GTGGCGGATTCACTCGACTTTTATAACCGGGGAATGTGTAATGATTCAAGACAAACTGCCCTGAAACAAATGAAGAGTAAGTTCAGAAACACAATGTAGAAGTTGTTTCGAAGATGCTATACTTTTtcgaaatgattttgaattattgaagaaatctcGAAGTTATTGATTTAGATAATATGATATCTTAGGAAGGCATCTTTTCAGAAATGGTGACTACTTTTTTGTAGTGAAGCCCATTTCATCCGTTTCATTAAGTACAAGCCGTACATAACTGGGGCAAGGGGCAGGGCAGTTGCCCCctagaaattttggaaaagtgcAATTATCTTTTTGCAGATATCATTGTTGCAGATATCATTGTTATATCCAATAGAAATTTCATGTAGAATCACTTATGTAATTGTAGTGACATTGGACTATAATAGGCCTTACCAGTTTTTGTTAGGTTAATCAGAAGAATCGGTATATCGATTTTTGACTAGGTAGCTGCCCTTTTTTCGGGTTTgtctgcccccccccccacccccACAACATTCAAATGCTATGTAGTACAGCCCTGGATAAGGCAGGACCTGTTGATAGTTACCGACCTCTGAATCTAGTTTCTGTACTGAATTCAATCACGAGGTTTCCATCTGGATTCGTAGCAACTCGCAGAACCTGCAGTCGTCCACCGAGACGACCATCGGCTTCTAGTCCCGATCGCCACAGAACCGTATCATAGAAAAACGAAAACTCCATCGTCGTACGATGCTCCAAAGACGCCCAGCTAGAGGGCGCTGACGCGTAGATGTAAGACACGTATAGAGGCAAGCGAAATGTTAGAAATGTTTTGCCGCGTTTCCGCATTTGAAAATCCGACAAGACCGAACCTCCGCACATGTCGATCAAATCGGTCATGTGATACCAAGCCTCGAATGTCCACGCGCACGATTTCAAATCCAGTTTCCGGTAAAGTTTCAGCGACTTTTCCTCTCGAATGTTTTCGTCGAATAAAATGCCGCGTTTTGTCGCGTTTTCGGCGTTCGTCCGGTCGTCGTCGATAAATCCGTCTCCGCGAAATTCTCCTCCGACGTCGACGAAATTCGAACACGTATGCTGGCGTTGATAGATCGAATCTGACAGCAACAATCGCATATTATGAATCGGAAACGTCGATATAAGCAGAATCATACCGTCTTGGTGAGGAATCTCGATTTTGATATGTATCCTGTTCGGATGAATCGCGTCGTTCGGTTCCACGTATTTCATCGTAGCGACGAACGAATGACCTTGAAGGCCGTATCGGTGCCCGGAAACGATCGCCGACTGGCAGACGCCGTTTTCGCGACTGACGAAGACCGGACGGCTTTTTATCGGGACTCCGAACGAGCCGTCGCCGGATGTCGGCCGAGCGACGCATCGCACGCTGAAGCCGCCGCGAAAATATATACTATCCAGAACAGAACGATCGACGCTCGTGAAAACGGTGTCGGCCAGGACTAATTGAAACGGTAAATGTAATCCGTTCGTATCTAACGGTAACGCTACCTCCCATTCATACTTGATCAATGATTGGTTGTCgtgtcaaaatttggatatcgaGAATCGCATGGCTGAaattaatacaatttcattgtaTTAATGATATCCAGAAGACCATTCagttatcaatatttcttttcttttctttactcgtttttttttcaatctcaattattttcaatagttTTGTCATTTTATCTACTCTTATTTTTTTATGTTCTCTCAGCATTTTTTACTATATCAGTGTATCTTAATGTTAATATGTACATGACTGTCCTGACCATTTGTCAACAATCATCCTAATATCTCATCTTCGATGATGTTTGTGAATGAGTAAAAGATTATGGCTAGGATTTTAGGAAacagtatttgaaattaatcttGTCTTCATTAATGCATGTACACCCGAATAATGTTATTTAAGGTGAAACATTGTGAAGTCGGAATAGTAGATGATACACAATATGAGCCGGAAGAATCGTTCACCGTTAaatgatactgcccgatcctctcccgagaccgatgatactactgctaccccgataccactgttaccagtgatactgcccgatccttctggagaccggtgatactactgctaccccgataccactgttaccagtgatactgtccgatcctctccgagaccgatgatactactgctaccccgataccaatgttaccagtgatactgcccgatccttctggagaccggtgatactactgctaccccgataccactgttaccagtgatactgtccgatccttctcgagaccggtgatactactgctaccccgataccactgataccagtgatactgcccgatccttctggagaccggtgatactactgctaccccgataccactgatactaCGGATGCTTTCGGCCCGTGTTGTATGCGGTGGAAATGTTCTGTTCTTACTGTATTGTCCCATCGCTCCCTCTACATAGCCGCCATCTTGAAACGGTGTTCTGCTACACCACTGACTAACCGTGTAATTTGACAAGTGAAGACTTGTTCACGTAGTTTTTGATGTTCCATTCGTTGTAAGAGCCTTGTGGCGATCGTGAAATCGTGAAACTGAATGGAGCCCAGTCGTTAACTCTGTATCTACTCTATTGATTCAACATTAATCTTTGGATAAAAAATTACAGATTTTGTTTGGGTAAAAGACAAAAAAGAGTAACGGTGGTAGTTTGGTACTGGTATTTCGACGAAGTACACAACAGTCACCACTGGGGACTGCCACTGGATACGATGACAGTCATGCCGAAGGATAAAGGAAAAGGGAAATCTCCTCGTAAAATAACGGACACATTTAAGAAGCAAAAATCCACAAATAAGCTTAGACAACATAATAAGCCTCAACCACGTAAGTTCATCGCCTTTCGGTTTAAGTTTTGCtatcagatattttcaaaaagacgGGTGATGTATTGTCAATGCTGCATTACTCCAGTTAGGCCTAAGGCTATTTTGCCGATTACCTGGTGTGATTGGCTAATGTACGCCGAGATGCTCGACGCACTTTCCTTGAGTTTTCTATGTATAGGCTGGCCGGGccttcagaaaattcaaggaaggTGTGGAGAATATAATattatagggttagggttcCGTTTTAGGGTCAGAAAACGCCTCAAGGGTGAGAAAAGAgtccagagggttagggttaggtttagggttCGTTTTACAtctagggttaggtttagggttagTGTTAGGTTAAGTGCAACATGCCGCTGGTGGTCAAGTGGCAATATGCTGACCAGGGTTTGAGTCTTGCAGCatccgctctattttctctaaatCTTTCTACCgctttctttgaatttttgtaAGTCGTACACCTTTGTGCGCATGGGTTAGATGAGCTTATAAGAACGCATCTGAACGAAAATTGACCCTTGCTTATTGGAACTAGACCTAGCCTTCAACAGGAGATTGTGAGTGATACGATATAGTTACACCCTAGAAAATAGAGCGGGTAGAACAGTATTCGAACCTGGGCTAGTAACGTTGTatcattagggttttctgttatttcacagaaaaccctattgatatccgtgtgattattagggttttctgttacatcacagaaaaccctattgagattcgcgtgtttctttttattattattttatgtcacactattttcactaaaagaactaaggctttgttaccttgccgctgttgtcgatacaatccgtatgatatcgttcagctcactgagatctacaaatactccgcgtgttttttcacgaatcatcgttacaaaagcactttcgggccgtaaacatggaaaatttagccccattcaatggggcgacatgtttttcgagtcgtcatcccgaaatcaaccagCAGGCCgattgtcacttcgattatcaattcaagtataaatgaactaatttattgccgcagacttcacattcagccgcgggtcttcaaacagtgattttaacaatagcccattttcctcataaaatcatattaccgatacactggaaatttactactttagattttaaaagcactgtcgagccgtaaacatcgacgaatggacgtgtgttactacatcgtcattccggggatcagctgcgagtttctcctcatcatgagaatcaaatcgattacaaattaatttattactaccagtgatttggctgcgggtttcaaggagttagtttaacaataggcctacctatttttctttaccgaattaaccgtgtatttactaagataaatctttagtgtactggggaatcgtaggcctaaactaaacacgccgaagagaaaTAGcagagaaaagctgttatgtcgacgaggtatcaaaataaaagaatatattactttattcggccgcgggcttcaacctctatatcaataccatcaatgctctatatttcctacagtacataccgatcattgtcaaatgcacaaggtatttactaaatacaagtatataacatactcctatccgtatgctggactcacacttgacattcggagtaagcgttcgctgtgggggaaagggatcattcgctgtgtcgcttgaagtgtttatcgagtttgacgcggctttaggcctatcggtactgagctttactgtctcaaacaaacacagtataaaattgttgcgtttattaacggactcattggattgaacttcaaaacaaagtttacgatatttaggtgggttgttattcaataggcctacgaccaatctgtccggatgttaggcctacgcatatacataggcctacataggctagtagcctctactaggttaagcgttcgctgtgggggaaaggagatcgttcgctgtgtcgcttgaagtgtttatcgagttttacgcgacctgaaggctttagtatggtggctgataagggccatgcgtaaaaaaaacacgaatatgcaaatgagggcgacattatgacaaaacgacaaaactaaaataacgcgacaaaacaataattttggttttgtcgcccgcgacaatacattattttggttttatcgcccgcgacaattcattattttggttttatcggccgcgacaattcattaatttggtttcgtcacccgcgacaaatcaatattttggttttgtcgcccacgacaattcaatattttggttttatcgcccgcgacaattcattattttggttttatcgcccgcgacaatttttttttttgtcgcggttttatcgcctgcgacaattcaatattttggttttatcgccagcgacaattcattattttggttttatcgcccgcgacaattcattagtttggttttgtctccagcgacaattcgatattttggttttgtcgcccgcgacaattcaagattggAATTGAATTCCTACCCAGTTAAGATGGTTCTTAGATTAATGTGTGAGTAGTATTAGTAGAAAGGGGCTACTGTATCGGTTAAACGCCAGACGTTATTCTTAATCGAAATGTTATTtgcagatgatgatgatgttgtaGCAAGTACGTCGACGGCTACCAGTACTACATTGATCTCCGAGAAGGACTTGTCAATTCTCCGAGATTTCGACTTGGATTGGCAGTTCGGACCCTGTTTAGGTTAGAAAATCCATCAATCGCATTTCGTGCAGTTCTTTTTCGTAGCAGTTGATGTtaatacagggtccctacgactccttgattacTTGAAAGCTCCTTCTgaacagaaaatatttttcaaagcccttgaatatccttgaatttgagcaaaatgcccaaaagtccttgaaaacttcttgaattttgagaaagtgGCAGTCAGAAACATTTAAGGTTTTAGGCCTAGTTAATAGTCATATGCCTTACACACAGATTCCACCGAATTAACGGTTTCCTGAGATaacagtactgatttaggagtCTACTATAAGGGATATGATAGCAATGATGCAGGCACTCCACGAaacttgaaattttctccatgaaaactccttgatctgtagggaccctgtaatAAGCGGTTTAGATACTGTACAGTCAAAAAAGCTCTCATGCACAGCTCAATCGATGCaaacatttttgtaattcgaATGGCAGCGTCTTAAAGGACTTCGAATCTATTCGTTATTTGTCGGGtgtgaatttgatttattgttGTTAGGAATAACTCGTATTGAGAGATGGGAGAGAGCTAGAAAAAATGGCCTGAATCCACCTGAACACGTAATCGAGCTGATCGAAAACAACTCAACAAATGATAGTTACACTCAGTGGTAAGTAGCCTATTGTTGCAAGTTGTCTGCAAATGTCTATTTTACTTATGGGCTCAATCATTGAAGAACTAGGCATTTCTCTCGTTGCACCAAAATTGTGCATATTGTTAGTTAGGCAAAACCAAAACATTGGGATTTGACTTCAAATAAAATCTTTTTGCTCTGAAACATTTTGGTAAGATAACGCTAACATTAATAACCGTATAATCCATTTAAGTAATTCGCAGATAATAAGTTGCTGAACCGAAATACATTTTCCTTTCGGCAgcgatttgaacctgatggcatcgagactcgccACGGTACGAAGCCCGCCACACTAGCTCGAGTGCGCAGCTTTGATGATGTTattattatatcatatatcccGCTTTATTTTAGCCTGGGTTTTCCCATTTGCAGTTTttccgtgaaatttgcctcagcgatCATACAACGGGCCATCCAATTGATGTTGCAACTTTTCGTGCCGCAAACCTGTGCACctggtctagtgtggcagggtttcgcgTCGTGGccgagtgtagcgatgccatcaggttggAATCCCTGCCGAGAGAGGATATAGAAATCGGGCGTTTGTAAAGGCATTCATTAAACTGTGTTGGCTTTGAATAATGACTTATCATTGATATATCTTTCATGCAGCATTTGGGCGGATTATAAACAGCTTTGAACGGAGATGGTTGAATGAACGGAAGTCTCATTTCTCGTCGACACTCGTAGCGATGTCCATTATGTTGCAAAGGCAGACAGTTCGCCTTAACGAAGATCGCACTATTGTTATACAGGACCCGGTGGATTTGCTCTTAAATAACGGGTAGACAGTATTTCACAATCTATTCCAAGTCGACGAAACAGACTGGTCAACAAGAGAAATTGTGGTTCCTAATATTCTGCGTACTATTGTACCTGTATACATTTAACCTAACATTTGACTAGGGTATGCCAGTGTAATCCACAGGTTGAGATAAACCATCCTGAAAAACTGGCCCTTGGACTCGGGCTTTTGCCAAAGTTATTTTACGAtgtatcaaaacaaaatttgacTGGATCTACGTTGacattttgttgttattacaaCATATAGTTGTAACAGCGAACGATATCTTCCTAATTGTGTTGATTATACCCATATTTAGTCAGGAATGCTATGTAAAGTACAACATCTTTGTTTTagaattacagtagactcagccTTACCTTGTACCACTCAGCTAAGTCATCgaagattttcaatttctttgaatacAATACAATTGGTATCAAATGTGTGTGATTTCAGTCCCACAGCGACTGAATAATGCAAAGTCTAGAATATTGtgtaatttgtaaataatatatttaatcttAATGAATGTTTTATCTATTTACGTggagatatttttaatttacaACTTGGTACCTTTATCtgttttcatagaaatatttgtatttacaaTTCTCTGCTGCAATATTTGTATTGAGTTTATTGTTAACAAGTATATTATATACCGGTAATCAGAACTTCTTGAAGACTTCTCTTTTCAGTAGTGAATAAAGTAATTTCctgtgaaataattaaaatttcaattaaacttccaatacattttatgttttgttttgatgAGCCAAGTTTATTAGGTTAAAAGTCTGTTTTGGGTCTGCGTAGATTACGGTAGTTCAGTGCTATGTATTACTATTGCATGGTATTGcaataatttaaataacaCATCGTACAAGATCAACCATCATCAAAACCTCATCATCAAGATTTGAAGCCCAAAAGCCCTGTAGAGCCCTCTACCCAAGTCGGATCCAATAAACTTGGATAACCATTCAACTCGgatgattttttgaaataatttttgtgACACTGTATATGAACTACATaacatccaactcggatatcactTACCGGTAAGTCGGACACATTTTTACGGTCCCAAAAGATTGGAATTGAGGGGAGACTACTGTATATGACAAAACCACTTATCTCGAAGAACATAAGCGCATCGGTGCCTCCTCTGTTCATGGTTTGTGATGCATTTCAGCGAGCTAATCGATGAGTACTGTAGATGGTTTAACAACTGGGTCTTAAAACAACGCAAATCCTCATCTTACTATGCTTCTGTCAAAATCTCACGAGTTTGAAGAAAAAGATACCGTCGAAGACGAAAAGAATTGCATCTCTTGCGTGTATATACGTATTTACAGATCCTTTATTCGAGACTTAAAAATAAACCATCTATAAATAATGTTGCAATTTCAACATTGCAATATATTATATTGGATAAAATCTGCACTTGAAGCAAATTGAAAAACCAAGCGATTACACTTTATTCTTAAACTGGGAATAGAAGATAATCAGATAACTGAATACCGTGGGTGCGAATGTGTATCATAGCTTTCTTGCTAAAATATGGCTAAACACAGCAAAATTAATTGCTCATTTAAActtatacagtcaacctcgcTTAATT is a window of Tubulanus polymorphus chromosome 2, tnTubPoly1.2, whole genome shotgun sequence DNA encoding:
- the LOC141899736 gene encoding DNA polymerase delta subunit 4-like isoform X2; translated protein: MTVMPKDKGKGKSPRKITDTFKKQKSTNKLRQHNKPQPHDDDVVASTSTATSTTLISEKDLSILRDFDLDWQFGPCLGITRIERWERARKNGLNPPEHVIELIENNSTNDSYTQCIWADYKQL
- the LOC141898883 gene encoding extracellular matrix organizing protein FRAS1-like; protein product: MKYVEPNDAIHPNRIHIKIEIPHQDGMILLISTFPIHNMRLLLSDSIYQRQHTCSNFVDVGGEFRGDGFIDDDRTNAENATKRGILFDENIREEKSLKLYRKLDLKSCAWTFEAWYHMTDLIDMCGGSVLSDFQMRKRGKTFLTFRLPLYVSYIYASAPSSWASLEHRTTMEFSFFYDTVLWRSGLEADGRLGGRLQVLRVATNPDGNLVIEFSTETRFRGQFVLNHYTFPGYKSRVNPPPNLPVTFDLALVWSQPTYAGPDQLWRTTSKIQSQPFYKIDLSFFFVLNAGTFGIAMSSSRRLSDQFSR
- the LOC141899736 gene encoding uncharacterized protein LOC141899736 isoform X1, translated to MTVMPKDKGKGKSPRKITDTFKKQKSTNKLRQHNKPQPHDDDVVASTSTATSTTLISEKDLSILRDFDLDWQFGPCLGITRIERWERARKNGLNPPEHVIELIENNSTNDSYTQCLGFPICSFSVKFASAIIQRAIQLMLQLFVPQTCAPGLVWQGFASWPSVAMPSGWNPCRERI